The following proteins are co-located in the Pseudoalteromonas rubra genome:
- the der gene encoding ribosome biogenesis GTPase Der: MLPVIALVGRPNVGKSTLFNRLTRTRDALVADFPGLTRDRKYGQANYDGYEFIVVDTGGIDGSEEGIETEMAEQSLLAIEEADVVLFLVDARAGMTAADQAIAQHLRKQQKKSFVVANKTDGIDADSNCAEFYQLALGEVYHIAAAHGRGVTQLLEATLGPVIAELASEEDEIEQDDELLTELYLEGEEAPEEGKTGFEDKPIKLAIIGRPNVGKSTLTNRILGEERVIVYDMPGTTRDSIYIPMTRNERDYVLIDTAGVRKRKKVSDVVEKFSVIKTLKAIEDANVILLVIDARDGISDQDLSLLGFALNAGRSLVIAVNKWDGLDDYVKERIKSELDRRLGFIDFARLHFISALHGTGVGHLFESVEEAYESATKRVSTAMLRRIMDMAQADHQPPLVRGRRVKLKYAHAGGYNPPRIVIHGNQVHDLPDSYKRYLMNYYRKALNIMGTPIKIEFREGDNPYSGRTNKMTLSQKRKLRAFTKEQKNKQ, from the coding sequence ATGCTTCCTGTGATCGCTCTCGTCGGGCGACCCAATGTGGGGAAATCCACTTTATTTAACCGTCTGACCCGCACGCGTGATGCGTTAGTGGCGGACTTTCCGGGCCTTACACGTGACCGTAAATATGGCCAGGCAAATTATGATGGCTATGAGTTTATCGTGGTCGATACCGGCGGTATTGATGGCAGTGAAGAAGGCATCGAAACGGAAATGGCAGAGCAGTCTTTGCTGGCCATTGAAGAAGCCGATGTGGTGCTATTTCTGGTTGACGCCCGTGCAGGCATGACCGCTGCGGATCAGGCCATTGCGCAACATTTGCGTAAGCAGCAGAAGAAAAGCTTTGTGGTGGCCAATAAAACAGATGGCATCGATGCCGACTCTAACTGTGCTGAGTTTTACCAGTTAGCGCTGGGTGAGGTGTATCACATTGCTGCTGCACACGGCCGGGGTGTTACACAGCTACTCGAAGCGACTCTGGGCCCGGTAATTGCGGAGCTGGCCTCAGAAGAAGATGAAATTGAGCAGGATGATGAGCTGCTGACTGAGCTTTACCTGGAAGGGGAAGAAGCCCCGGAAGAGGGCAAAACAGGCTTTGAAGACAAACCCATTAAACTGGCGATCATCGGTCGTCCTAATGTGGGTAAGTCAACGCTTACCAACCGTATTCTGGGTGAAGAACGGGTGATCGTGTACGATATGCCAGGCACGACGCGCGATTCAATTTATATCCCGATGACGCGCAATGAACGCGACTACGTGTTGATAGATACCGCAGGTGTTCGTAAGCGTAAGAAAGTCAGTGATGTGGTCGAAAAGTTCTCAGTAATTAAAACGCTGAAAGCCATAGAAGATGCAAACGTCATTCTGTTAGTGATCGACGCACGAGATGGTATTTCAGATCAGGATCTCAGCCTGCTGGGCTTTGCCCTGAACGCAGGTCGCTCTTTGGTGATCGCAGTGAACAAGTGGGATGGTCTGGATGACTACGTGAAAGAGCGCATTAAGTCTGAACTGGATCGTCGCCTTGGCTTTATTGATTTTGCTCGCCTGCACTTCATTTCGGCGCTGCATGGTACCGGGGTTGGTCACCTGTTTGAATCTGTTGAAGAAGCTTATGAGTCGGCGACTAAACGTGTCAGCACAGCCATGCTGAGACGTATTATGGATATGGCTCAGGCCGATCACCAGCCTCCTCTGGTACGTGGTCGCCGGGTTAAGCTGAAATATGCTCATGCCGGTGGTTATAACCCGCCACGTATTGTTATCCATGGTAACCAGGTGCATGACTTGCCTGACAGTTATAAGCGCTACCTGATGAACTACTATCGTAAGGCGCTGAATATCATGGGGACGCCGATTAAGATCGAGTTCCGTGAAGGGGATAACCCGTATTCTGGTCGCACCAACAAGATGACCCTGTCGCAGAAGCGTAAACTCAGGGCATTTACGAAAGAACAAAAGAATAAGCAGTAA
- a CDS encoding VOC family protein produces the protein MQFLKTVIYVDSVEEVLDFYYQAFGLSACGLSEDGDYGELDTGQVLLAFATHPVAQAQFKQSYIRSQPKQPALGFELTLGCENVAKSYDKAVAAGAEPLSPPTLKGEHTQAYVRSIEGTLVALISVE, from the coding sequence ATGCAGTTTCTGAAAACCGTGATCTACGTCGACAGTGTCGAAGAGGTACTGGACTTTTACTATCAGGCCTTCGGGCTCAGTGCCTGTGGCCTCAGCGAGGACGGAGACTATGGAGAGCTGGACACCGGGCAGGTTTTACTCGCTTTTGCTACTCACCCGGTTGCACAGGCACAGTTTAAACAAAGCTACATTCGTAGCCAACCTAAGCAGCCCGCGCTGGGTTTTGAGTTAACTTTGGGGTGTGAGAATGTCGCGAAGAGCTATGATAAAGCCGTGGCAGCGGGGGCAGAGCCGTTGTCGCCGCCGACTTTAAAAGGTGAGCACACACAGGCGTATGTGCGCTCAATTGAAGGCACCTTAGTGGCGCTGATCAGCGTGGAGTAA
- a CDS encoding DUF2750 domain-containing protein: MSDIELESEVVNFVVTAKEQEQVWALGSDDGGLVVVDSNQFEESDVLLLWDNEENAQAQCRDEWADFKPIAIALDELLDEWIEDLRDDNALLGLNWNDDNVCTEIEPVGLARALSE, translated from the coding sequence ATGAGTGACATCGAATTAGAATCGGAAGTAGTCAATTTTGTCGTGACAGCGAAAGAGCAAGAGCAAGTTTGGGCACTGGGCTCAGATGACGGCGGCCTGGTTGTGGTTGACTCAAACCAGTTTGAAGAATCGGACGTATTGCTGCTATGGGATAACGAAGAGAATGCTCAGGCACAGTGCCGTGACGAGTGGGCAGACTTTAAACCGATTGCCATCGCACTGGATGAATTGCTTGACGAGTGGATTGAAGATTTGCGCGACGACAACGCCCTGCTGGGCCTTAACTGGAATGATGACAACGTCTGTACAGAGATCGAGCCGGTTGGTCTGGCCCGTGCCCTGTCGGAATAA
- a CDS encoding glutathione S-transferase family protein translates to MILYGSDTSPYVRRIRIYCLRHDITLDYRKLDIFSEEGRAILHEHNPARKLPFLLADDQAVLDSNVIARYLQQKFSLPHLNWAQENLLTIINACNDSLVELLLCQRSEFDTQDDKLFFNLQRGRIAETLRVLEQSCHETVFLNCEYLQISLYCLLDWIRFRNLFDLTPFTALEQFYDQWQPQDEARLTDPRA, encoded by the coding sequence ATGATATTATATGGCTCGGATACATCTCCGTATGTCAGGCGCATCCGCATTTATTGTCTTCGCCATGACATTACCCTGGACTATCGCAAACTGGACATCTTTAGTGAGGAAGGCAGAGCTATCCTTCACGAGCATAATCCGGCACGTAAACTGCCGTTTCTGCTTGCTGATGATCAGGCCGTCCTGGATTCCAACGTCATTGCCCGTTACCTGCAACAAAAGTTTTCTTTGCCTCATCTCAATTGGGCACAGGAAAACCTGCTCACTATCATCAATGCCTGTAACGATTCATTGGTAGAGCTATTGCTTTGCCAGCGTTCAGAGTTTGATACTCAGGATGACAAGCTGTTTTTTAACCTGCAACGCGGGCGCATCGCAGAAACCTTACGCGTACTGGAGCAAAGCTGTCATGAAACTGTATTTTTAAACTGCGAGTATCTTCAGATCAGTTTATACTGCCTGCTGGATTGGATCCGCTTCAGAAACTTGTTCGACTTAACGCCGTTCACCGCTCTGGAGCAGTTTTATGACCAATGGCAGCCTCAAGACGAGGCACGTCTTACAGATCCCAGAGCATAA
- a CDS encoding peptidylprolyl isomerase, whose protein sequence is MTLASARHILVDNEAQCLELKQRIAAGEDFAEIAKQYSSCPSGQDGGELGEFGPGMMVPEFDKVVFSAPLNEVQGPVQTQFGYHLLEVTNRVD, encoded by the coding sequence ATGACACTAGCCAGCGCAAGACACATATTAGTCGATAACGAAGCCCAATGCCTTGAACTTAAGCAACGTATTGCAGCAGGTGAAGACTTTGCCGAGATCGCAAAACAATATTCCAGTTGCCCGTCTGGTCAGGATGGGGGGGAGCTGGGTGAGTTTGGTCCTGGCATGATGGTACCTGAGTTCGACAAAGTGGTATTTTCGGCCCCACTCAATGAGGTGCAAGGCCCAGTTCAGACGCAGTTTGGTTATCACTTGCTTGAAGTGACCAACCGGGTCGATTAA
- a CDS encoding glutathione peroxidase, whose protein sequence is MIKPLLISMALLASNGAYASETPDFTKSKACDDFTGYEFRKLRSKDTVDLCAFEGKPLLVVNTASNCGFTGQFDGLEKLHKAYADKGLVVLGFPSDDFFQEENDEKDTAEVCFINYGVTFTMMATGAVRGDDANPVFQHLGEQSGAPMWNFYKYLISADRKTIQQFNSRTKPMSEPMIAAIEKELDLK, encoded by the coding sequence ATGATTAAACCACTATTGATATCCATGGCACTGCTTGCCAGCAACGGCGCGTATGCCAGCGAGACACCCGATTTCACCAAAAGTAAGGCCTGTGATGATTTTACCGGCTATGAATTCAGAAAACTCAGATCAAAAGACACAGTCGACTTATGCGCCTTTGAGGGTAAACCATTATTGGTCGTCAATACCGCCAGTAACTGCGGGTTTACAGGTCAATTCGATGGCCTGGAAAAACTGCACAAAGCTTATGCAGACAAAGGCCTGGTGGTACTCGGGTTTCCGTCAGACGACTTCTTTCAGGAAGAAAACGACGAGAAAGATACCGCTGAGGTCTGCTTTATCAACTACGGCGTCACCTTTACTATGATGGCAACAGGTGCCGTGCGCGGCGACGATGCCAACCCGGTTTTTCAACACCTGGGTGAACAAAGCGGTGCGCCCATGTGGAATTTCTACAAGTATCTGATCTCGGCTGATCGCAAGACAATTCAGCAGTTCAACAGCCGCACCAAACCGATGTCGGAACCTATGATAGCGGCCATCGAAAAAGAACTTGATCTTAAATAA
- a CDS encoding ATP-binding protein: MENNKVLIIDSSSVLAMRLKVLFELLGCEVVHLHFQMLHKVEDFFAYHVVAIAHGLPDSTFDALSALKDHDRLILLAPKPENSEHVDAFSRLNRMLCNAIVIYPFFGNKEITGLLERVLETGDHDRLELPKILLVDHREDRLRRLTASLRGAQLTVVTAHCITEAMQQATTHDIDLLICDFNLAQGSGLDVFKKVRQIHRDARCLLMTSRQNQVDMMEAIRQGVEDVLTKPIDEGALLQSLHKLWQSELLRRHNQELVERLQDTVDALIERDSLLRVIYKHTPDPIMLFNLDGFVIEANDGCTSLLRLPGDQLQQHSIFDLFEPASVTALKEAINNGGVLRHFNCELVLPQKDGPSIPLMGTFIEIDHHGEIALAAIFKNVAQLKRKQQLLEEAKEVLEVEVQARTAQLQAAKEAAEAANISKSEFLANMSHELRTPMHSILSFARFGIDKLACGEIPVNKLEKYLSRIETSGERLLLLLNNLLDLSKLDAGRFPFNPASHNLLTLIHTAKEDVSGLAMARHIHIELQAQEDNIVLCCDAEQLTQVMRNLLGNALKFSPEHSEVTVTVTLNAGYVHILVRDRGVGIPEDELEHIFDKFAQSSKTNSGAGGTGLGLAICKEFVLLHKGCIYAENNPEQGACIHIELPI; this comes from the coding sequence ATGGAAAACAACAAGGTATTAATTATCGATAGCAGCAGCGTGCTGGCTATGAGACTGAAGGTATTATTTGAATTATTGGGCTGCGAAGTGGTGCATTTACATTTTCAGATGCTGCACAAGGTTGAGGATTTCTTTGCGTATCATGTGGTCGCCATTGCCCATGGGCTGCCTGATAGCACCTTTGATGCCCTGTCTGCGTTAAAAGATCACGACCGTTTAATCTTATTGGCCCCCAAACCGGAGAATTCAGAGCATGTTGACGCATTCAGCCGCTTAAATCGAATGCTGTGCAATGCCATTGTGATCTACCCCTTTTTTGGCAATAAAGAAATTACGGGGCTGCTTGAGCGGGTGCTTGAAACCGGCGATCATGACCGCCTTGAGTTGCCGAAAATATTACTGGTCGACCATCGTGAAGATCGTCTGAGGCGCCTGACGGCAAGCCTGCGTGGCGCACAACTGACGGTTGTGACTGCACACTGTATTACTGAGGCGATGCAACAGGCAACCACCCATGATATTGACTTATTGATTTGTGATTTCAACCTGGCGCAGGGAAGCGGTCTGGATGTCTTCAAGAAGGTGCGACAGATCCACCGTGATGCACGTTGCCTGTTGATGACCTCGCGGCAAAATCAGGTTGATATGATGGAAGCCATCCGTCAGGGCGTCGAAGATGTGCTAACCAAACCCATTGATGAGGGAGCGTTGTTGCAGTCGCTGCACAAACTCTGGCAAAGCGAGTTGTTACGTCGCCATAACCAAGAGTTGGTTGAACGGTTGCAGGATACGGTCGACGCGCTCATTGAGCGAGACAGTTTATTACGGGTGATTTATAAGCACACACCGGACCCCATCATGTTGTTTAATCTCGATGGATTTGTGATTGAGGCCAATGATGGTTGCACTTCTTTACTGCGACTACCGGGAGATCAGCTTCAACAACATTCCATTTTTGACCTGTTTGAACCTGCTTCTGTCACCGCGTTAAAAGAGGCCATCAACAATGGCGGTGTGCTGCGGCATTTCAATTGTGAGCTGGTGTTACCGCAAAAAGATGGGCCAAGTATTCCCTTGATGGGGACCTTTATTGAGATTGACCATCACGGTGAAATTGCCCTGGCCGCGATTTTTAAGAACGTTGCGCAATTGAAACGCAAACAGCAATTACTTGAGGAGGCCAAGGAAGTATTGGAAGTGGAAGTTCAGGCGCGTACGGCACAGCTCCAGGCGGCTAAAGAGGCCGCAGAGGCCGCGAATATCAGTAAATCAGAGTTTCTTGCCAATATGTCCCATGAACTCAGAACCCCCATGCACTCCATTTTGAGTTTTGCGCGCTTTGGGATTGATAAGTTGGCGTGTGGTGAGATACCGGTGAATAAACTGGAGAAATATTTATCACGCATTGAGACCAGTGGAGAGCGCCTGCTGTTACTGCTGAACAATCTGCTCGACTTGTCTAAGTTAGATGCTGGCCGTTTTCCCTTTAATCCGGCATCGCACAATTTACTCACGTTAATACATACCGCAAAAGAAGATGTGTCGGGCCTGGCGATGGCGCGGCATATTCATATCGAGTTGCAAGCACAAGAGGACAATATTGTGCTGTGTTGTGATGCTGAACAGCTGACTCAGGTGATGAGAAACTTGTTGGGTAATGCGCTGAAGTTCAGCCCCGAGCACAGCGAAGTGACCGTCACGGTTACGCTTAACGCGGGATATGTCCATATTTTGGTGCGGGACAGGGGCGTGGGCATACCCGAGGATGAACTGGAGCATATATTCGATAAATTTGCCCAAAGCAGTAAAACCAACAGCGGGGCTGGCGGAACCGGATTGGGGTTGGCCATCTGCAAAGAATTTGTATTGCTGCACAAAGGCTGTATTTATGCCGAAAACAACCCGGAACAGGGCGCTTGTATTCATATTGAGCTGCCAATTTAG
- a CDS encoding response regulator, producing MALQRILAVDDEPFNLEIIEEILEDLDFELLTVTSGQQCLDIIEDFAPQVVLLDVSMPQMNGYEVCKKIKANLETQNIIVMFVSARGSVEERMEGYAVGAEDYIVKPFGHSELKAKLLNLGQMLLERDILEQQVEDATSTAFNAMATSSEMGFIVSYIEQIGVIDDIQALAKALIQCLSNLGLSCNIEFRVDEQRHHFATAGLCSPIVLELFEILRSKGRLHEFTSRILVNYNLVSVLILNMPSEDADKHGRLRDHICFIASVTEQQLLAILTRKQLLSQQAELNDAISMIHSKFTGLLALLNNNRSQNESIFRRLQEVFEQRIPTMGLDEDQEVFIYQHVDEAIQGSIAREEAIMQVREAFTEIESDLSLLSSAGKHAE from the coding sequence ATGGCATTGCAACGAATCCTGGCGGTGGATGATGAACCCTTCAACCTCGAAATCATTGAAGAAATACTTGAAGACCTCGACTTTGAACTCCTGACAGTAACCAGCGGGCAGCAATGCCTGGATATTATTGAGGATTTCGCGCCTCAGGTTGTCTTGCTGGATGTCAGCATGCCGCAGATGAATGGGTATGAAGTGTGTAAAAAGATCAAAGCCAATCTGGAGACACAGAATATCATCGTGATGTTTGTGTCGGCACGGGGCTCGGTTGAAGAGCGCATGGAAGGCTACGCGGTTGGCGCGGAGGATTACATTGTTAAGCCTTTTGGCCATAGTGAGCTGAAAGCTAAATTGCTTAATTTAGGACAGATGTTGCTGGAGCGTGACATCCTGGAGCAGCAGGTCGAAGACGCAACTTCCACGGCGTTCAATGCCATGGCGACCAGCAGTGAAATGGGATTTATCGTCAGTTACATTGAACAGATCGGTGTCATTGATGACATTCAGGCGTTAGCCAAGGCCTTGATCCAGTGTCTCAGTAATTTAGGGTTAAGCTGCAATATTGAGTTTCGGGTCGATGAGCAGCGCCATCATTTTGCCACTGCGGGACTGTGTTCCCCAATTGTGCTGGAGTTGTTTGAAATATTACGTTCGAAGGGTCGTTTGCATGAGTTTACCAGCCGGATTTTGGTGAACTACAATCTGGTGAGTGTACTGATCCTGAATATGCCCTCAGAAGACGCGGACAAGCATGGCCGGCTCAGAGATCATATTTGTTTTATTGCCAGTGTCACCGAGCAGCAATTGCTGGCGATTTTAACGCGCAAACAGCTGTTGTCTCAGCAAGCGGAGCTCAATGATGCCATTTCTATGATCCACAGTAAGTTCACCGGATTGCTGGCTTTACTCAACAACAACCGCTCTCAGAATGAATCCATTTTTCGTCGCCTTCAGGAGGTATTTGAGCAGCGGATCCCAACTATGGGATTGGATGAGGATCAGGAAGTATTTATTTATCAGCATGTCGACGAAGCCATTCAGGGGTCAATTGCCCGGGAAGAAGCCATCATGCAGGTGCGCGAAGCGTTTACTGAAATTGAAAGCGATTTGTCATTACTCAGCTCAGCAGGAAAGCATGCAGAATAG
- the queG gene encoding tRNA epoxyqueuosine(34) reductase QueG, which yields MTTTTHSSVDINYTELAQKIKLWGKELGFAEVGITDIDLSEHEAQLQRWLDNGYHGEMEYMAAHGMKRARPAELVPGTQRVISVKMNYLPPDASFARALSNKQTAYISRYALGRDYHKVIRNRLKKLGQRIEQDVGQFGFRPFVDSAPVLERQLAEKAGLGWRGKNSLLIHKQAGSWFFLGELFVDLPLPVDSNPQEEGCGKCNACITLCPTGAIVEPYVVDARKCISYLTIELQGPIPEQYRPLLGNRVYGCDDCQLVCPWNRYGQLTDEEDFHPRQQLKDQELLTLFQWDEATFLKNTEGSPIRRIGHERWLRNLAVGLGNAEPDEQIIQVLEARLESASDLVKEHIIWALAQQRAKHTEQQRKNARLIRIIEKGLPRDA from the coding sequence GTGACGACCACTACTCATTCTTCTGTTGATATTAACTATACTGAACTTGCGCAAAAAATTAAGCTTTGGGGCAAAGAACTTGGCTTTGCTGAAGTCGGTATTACCGACATAGACCTTAGCGAGCATGAAGCGCAGCTGCAGCGTTGGCTTGATAATGGCTATCATGGCGAGATGGAATACATGGCAGCACATGGCATGAAACGTGCCCGCCCTGCTGAGCTAGTACCAGGTACACAAAGAGTGATCTCGGTGAAAATGAACTACCTGCCACCCGATGCCAGTTTCGCCCGTGCTCTCAGCAATAAGCAAACCGCCTACATCAGCCGTTATGCACTGGGCCGGGATTATCATAAAGTGATCCGCAACCGATTAAAGAAACTCGGCCAGCGCATTGAACAGGACGTCGGTCAGTTTGGTTTTCGTCCCTTTGTTGATTCAGCGCCAGTGCTGGAACGGCAACTGGCCGAAAAAGCCGGACTCGGCTGGCGTGGCAAAAACAGCTTGCTGATCCACAAACAGGCCGGTTCGTGGTTTTTTCTCGGTGAGCTGTTTGTGGATCTGCCCCTGCCGGTCGATAGTAACCCTCAGGAAGAAGGCTGTGGCAAGTGCAACGCCTGTATCACGCTTTGCCCGACCGGAGCCATTGTGGAACCCTATGTAGTGGATGCCCGCAAGTGTATTTCTTACCTGACAATAGAATTACAGGGTCCGATCCCCGAACAATACCGCCCACTGTTAGGTAACCGGGTATACGGCTGTGACGACTGCCAGCTGGTGTGCCCGTGGAACCGCTACGGCCAGCTCACCGATGAGGAGGATTTTCATCCCCGTCAGCAACTCAAAGATCAGGAGCTGCTGACCCTGTTCCAGTGGGACGAAGCAACTTTTCTGAAAAACACCGAAGGTAGCCCCATTCGTCGCATTGGCCATGAACGCTGGCTACGAAACTTAGCGGTTGGATTAGGCAATGCAGAGCCTGATGAACAAATCATTCAGGTGCTTGAAGCGCGCCTGGAGTCCGCCTCCGACCTGGTCAAAGAACATATTATCTGGGCCCTGGCACAACAACGTGCCAAACACACCGAGCAGCAGCGCAAAAACGCCCGGCTGATCCGGATCATAGAAAAAGGCCTGCCTCGGGACGCTTAA
- a CDS encoding bifunctional ADP-dependent NAD(P)H-hydrate dehydratase/NAD(P)H-hydrate epimerase translates to MSISQAKYLTNLPQVAYTAQAVQTNEAEAARLAGTTLSALMQRAGAALFDYVNSLAPSGSVLILTGKGNNGGDGYVLAHLCHRAGMKVAVLALFDPQQLQGDAREAYRVYLSGGGVMLGSMQHDSTPGLIVDAVFGSGFRGQLPDNVAEVFRQLASCPAHRLAVDIPSGVNGSTSEVACDAFVADATMTFIALKQGLLSGSAKRHTGSVYLAQLGVGREFAQLVSPSSHYFSKETLLAKRPVRPIDSYKNRCGHVLLIGGGPGMAGAIRLAAEACLRAGAGLVSVATHPDNQAMVLQGRYELMVHGVADAQALAPLLDKADTLVIGPGLGQSKWAHALFDAVRSCEQHVVVDADGLNLLASQPMQWQNAVLTPHWGEARRLSTAIKADAETSSRFGMSNMLAQHYQACVVLKGPGTLVQQAKRININRSGCAAMASAGMGDVLSGIIAALLAQGLSKFDAAMLAVYIHGLAAEKAAHGGAHGLLASDLFVHIRGIIG, encoded by the coding sequence ATGTCTATATCACAAGCAAAATACCTGACTAATTTACCACAAGTTGCCTATACGGCCCAAGCGGTACAAACGAATGAGGCCGAAGCTGCGCGTCTTGCGGGAACCACGTTAAGCGCCTTGATGCAGCGCGCCGGGGCTGCCTTATTTGATTACGTCAATAGCCTGGCACCGAGTGGTTCAGTATTAATCCTCACTGGCAAGGGCAATAACGGGGGCGATGGTTATGTTCTGGCACACTTGTGTCATCGGGCAGGTATGAAGGTTGCGGTGCTGGCCTTGTTTGATCCGCAGCAACTTCAGGGTGATGCGCGCGAGGCGTACCGGGTTTACCTGAGCGGCGGCGGTGTCATGCTGGGTAGTATGCAGCATGACAGTACGCCAGGGTTGATAGTCGATGCGGTATTTGGCAGTGGCTTTCGTGGTCAGTTGCCCGACAATGTTGCTGAGGTATTTCGCCAACTTGCATCGTGCCCGGCACACAGGCTAGCTGTGGATATACCCAGCGGTGTTAATGGCTCAACCAGCGAAGTGGCTTGTGATGCCTTTGTTGCGGATGCCACCATGACCTTCATTGCGCTGAAGCAGGGCTTGCTGAGTGGCTCAGCCAAACGTCATACCGGCAGCGTGTATCTGGCACAGTTAGGGGTCGGCCGAGAATTTGCTCAGCTGGTGTCTCCCTCAAGTCATTATTTTAGCAAAGAAACGTTACTGGCAAAGCGCCCTGTGCGGCCCATCGATAGTTATAAAAACCGCTGTGGTCATGTTCTGTTAATTGGTGGCGGTCCTGGGATGGCTGGTGCAATACGTTTGGCAGCGGAAGCCTGTTTACGCGCCGGGGCAGGACTGGTGAGTGTGGCGACGCACCCGGACAATCAGGCCATGGTCCTGCAAGGGCGGTATGAACTTATGGTGCATGGTGTTGCAGACGCGCAAGCGCTGGCGCCTTTACTGGACAAGGCCGATACGCTGGTGATTGGTCCGGGGTTAGGTCAGTCAAAATGGGCGCATGCATTATTCGACGCTGTGCGCTCGTGTGAGCAACACGTTGTTGTCGATGCCGATGGGCTGAATTTACTGGCGAGCCAGCCAATGCAGTGGCAAAATGCGGTTTTGACCCCACATTGGGGAGAAGCGAGGCGATTGAGCACCGCTATTAAGGCGGACGCTGAAACATCAAGTCGCTTCGGTATGAGCAATATGCTTGCCCAGCATTATCAGGCCTGCGTGGTACTCAAAGGCCCGGGGACTTTGGTTCAGCAGGCAAAGCGGATAAATATCAATCGCTCGGGGTGTGCAGCCATGGCCAGTGCTGGGATGGGCGATGTATTATCTGGTATAATTGCGGCTTTGTTAGCGCAGGGCCTGAGTAAATTTGATGCGGCTATGTTAGCGGTGTATATTCATGGTCTTGCGGCTGAAAAAGCGGCACATGGCGGTGCACATGGGCTGCTGGCAAGTGATTTATTTGTCCATATTAGAGGTATTATCGGATGA
- the tsaE gene encoding tRNA (adenosine(37)-N6)-threonylcarbamoyltransferase complex ATPase subunit type 1 TsaE — translation MSVDVTLEIDLGDEAATIALGSQLAKLIESGAVFYLHGDLGAGKTTLTRGIVQGLGHQGNVKSPTYTLVEPYELGEVSIYHFDLYRLGDPEELEFMGIRDYFAPHAVCIVEWPEKGAGVIPTADMDIDLAYHGAGRRAVLRPHTERGKQLTEAISRYA, via the coding sequence ATGAGTGTCGATGTAACATTAGAAATTGATCTGGGTGATGAAGCTGCAACCATTGCCCTGGGAAGCCAGCTGGCCAAGTTGATTGAATCAGGTGCGGTATTCTATTTGCATGGTGATTTGGGCGCCGGCAAAACAACGCTGACACGCGGTATTGTGCAGGGGCTGGGTCATCAGGGGAATGTGAAAAGCCCGACCTATACCTTAGTTGAACCGTATGAGTTGGGTGAGGTCAGCATCTATCACTTTGATTTGTATCGTCTGGGAGACCCTGAAGAGCTTGAGTTTATGGGGATCCGGGATTATTTTGCACCACACGCCGTGTGCATTGTTGAGTGGCCTGAAAAAGGTGCAGGCGTGATCCCGACGGCAGATATGGACATTGATTTGGCCTATCACGGTGCAGGACGCCGTGCAGTATTAAGGCCACACACAGAACGAGGAAAGCAGCTTACTGAAGCTATAAGTCGATATGCGTAG